One genomic window of Sphingobacterium oryzagri includes the following:
- a CDS encoding RagB/SusD family nutrient uptake outer membrane protein, which yields MKKIYQFTLAICVLFASCSNFLDIPPKSIIGDSDLFTSESGVEVYLARMYSNMPFEDFKYMAQWGVEFNGWLAAMGIEGTGEALNRDGISSAFTGERTPYWGKAMTLLRDANYLIENLPQYKDAFPEITYNHYLGEAYFVRAFVFDAMARRFGGVPLVTKVIAYPAEQAELEVPRASEEETWNQVLADFDQAAALLSTASPKRGYANKYVALAFKSEAMLYAGSVAKYNETVAGRLTGLGDKTGVRVIGFAENAWQPASKKYFREAYLAAREVMQGGKYALYKKKWAANDREAQYQNMVDMFSDAESPENIYLKEYTFPVSTHGYDAYSAPFIFKAPLASGTCPTLDFMELYEGFPRYPDGTIKVTTGNSNTQGDYLLYDNPMDFFSNAEPRLRAYVIFPGDRFKGRDIEVRAGVYTGAVPVKPFFTDYSYQAAENRYQNLNAYRATPKTLFLSPREGVSQEVVNYNGTTITAAGANGPFFDNGEGNLTGLYGRKWLNPDPAFVAGEGRSDQHFVLMRYAEVLLNAAEAAVELSLAGEASPDGADLMQVATQAVNDIRERAGASLLPGVLTATESGRNTVRKERRKELALEHKSKWDIRRWRVQHYEGRNGFWGENRNKDAFSNNIRYRFRGLYPFFSTNSGKYFFDARFQWVSLKTFEYNVIDYYFAIPGGEVAKSAVIDQQPNR from the coding sequence ATGAAAAAGATATATCAGTTCACGCTGGCCATTTGTGTGTTATTTGCCTCGTGTTCAAATTTTTTAGATATCCCGCCCAAAAGCATTATTGGTGATAGCGACTTGTTTACCAGTGAGTCGGGCGTAGAGGTATACCTTGCTAGAATGTATAGCAATATGCCCTTTGAAGATTTCAAATACATGGCGCAATGGGGGGTAGAATTCAATGGATGGCTGGCTGCAATGGGCATTGAAGGCACCGGAGAGGCATTGAATAGGGATGGAATCAGTTCGGCTTTTACCGGTGAGCGTACGCCGTACTGGGGCAAAGCCATGACGCTTTTGCGGGATGCGAACTACCTGATCGAAAATCTTCCCCAATACAAGGATGCTTTTCCTGAAATTACCTATAACCACTACCTGGGCGAGGCCTATTTCGTTCGTGCATTTGTATTCGATGCGATGGCTAGACGATTTGGAGGTGTGCCGTTGGTGACCAAAGTAATTGCCTACCCGGCAGAGCAAGCCGAATTGGAAGTGCCGCGTGCCAGCGAAGAGGAAACTTGGAATCAGGTGCTAGCCGACTTTGATCAGGCGGCAGCCTTACTGTCGACGGCAAGCCCGAAGCGCGGCTATGCCAACAAGTATGTGGCGCTAGCCTTTAAATCGGAAGCCATGCTTTATGCAGGCAGCGTAGCGAAATACAACGAAACGGTAGCGGGCCGGCTTACTGGGCTAGGCGATAAAACCGGGGTTCGGGTGATTGGCTTTGCGGAAAATGCTTGGCAACCGGCATCGAAGAAATATTTCAGAGAGGCCTATCTCGCTGCGCGTGAAGTGATGCAGGGCGGCAAATATGCGCTCTATAAAAAGAAATGGGCGGCTAACGATCGGGAAGCGCAATACCAAAATATGGTCGACATGTTCAGCGATGCGGAAAGTCCAGAAAATATCTATCTGAAGGAATACACTTTTCCGGTATCTACCCACGGTTATGATGCCTATAGTGCGCCTTTTATCTTTAAAGCACCTTTAGCATCGGGCACTTGTCCTACGCTTGACTTTATGGAGCTTTATGAAGGCTTTCCGCGCTATCCCGATGGCACGATTAAGGTAACGACGGGCAACTCCAATACGCAAGGTGATTATTTGCTGTATGATAATCCGATGGACTTCTTTAGCAATGCCGAGCCTCGATTGCGGGCATACGTGATATTCCCCGGTGACCGATTCAAAGGCAGAGATATTGAAGTACGCGCAGGTGTTTACACAGGGGCTGTACCGGTGAAACCGTTTTTCACGGATTATTCCTATCAAGCGGCAGAGAACAGGTACCAAAACTTGAATGCCTACCGGGCAACGCCGAAAACCCTTTTTCTAAGCCCACGGGAAGGTGTGTCACAGGAAGTGGTGAATTACAACGGGACAACCATAACCGCTGCCGGTGCCAACGGTCCATTTTTTGACAATGGCGAAGGAAACCTGACGGGGTTGTATGGCAGAAAATGGTTGAACCCCGATCCTGCCTTTGTGGCCGGAGAGGGAAGATCGGACCAACACTTTGTGTTGATGCGTTATGCGGAAGTGTTATTGAATGCTGCGGAAGCTGCCGTGGAACTATCCCTTGCTGGAGAGGCTTCGCCTGATGGAGCAGACCTGATGCAAGTGGCTACACAAGCGGTGAACGATATTCGGGAGCGCGCCGGAGCATCGTTGTTGCCGGGCGTACTGACGGCGACCGAGAGCGGACGCAATACGGTGCGCAAGGAGAGACGCAAAGAGCTGGCTTTGGAACATAAGTCGAAATGGGATATCCGCCGCTGGCGGGTGCAGCACTATGAAGGACGGAATGGTTTCTGGGGGGAGAACAGAAATAAGGACGCATTTAGTAATAATATCCGCTATCGTTTCCGCGGACTTTACCCTTTCTTCTCGACCAATAGCGGAAAATACTTTTTCGATGCCAGATTTCAATGGGTGAGTTTGAAAACCTTTGAATACAATGTGATCGACTATTATTTCGCCATTCCGGGCGGAGAAGTAGCGAAGAGTGCGGTGATAGACCAGCAGCCCAACCGCTAA
- a CDS encoding DUF3823 domain-containing protein, translating into MKKTSMFIALASLLLLASCNLFELDSYPAPAETLHGEVVDVATGKRVLTDQGSEGIRVRLIETSWGENVTPNPDFFCMPDGTFQHTKIFKGTYNVQIDGPFIPLLREDERGVPIADETKDLDIEGVTEAKFEVQPFLNVEWVGEPQVVNGKIQAKVRVSRGVTENEFREKIEPMGGYSSSFQNVTDIQLFVSYSSSVGYRARDERWTSAIDYTGSSFNSLLGQTVTIESNGTIPPGRIVFIRAAARINYDTPVGSGTRRYNYTDAKEVFVN; encoded by the coding sequence ATGAAAAAGACAAGCATGTTTATAGCCTTAGCGTCTCTTTTGTTGTTGGCTTCTTGCAACCTCTTCGAGCTGGATAGTTATCCAGCTCCGGCAGAAACCCTGCACGGAGAGGTGGTGGATGTGGCTACCGGAAAGCGGGTGCTAACGGATCAAGGAAGTGAAGGAATACGGGTGCGCCTTATTGAGACCAGCTGGGGAGAAAATGTAACACCCAATCCAGACTTTTTCTGTATGCCGGATGGCACATTCCAGCATACGAAAATTTTTAAGGGAACCTATAACGTACAGATAGATGGGCCATTTATTCCCTTACTGCGTGAAGATGAGCGCGGAGTGCCCATTGCCGATGAGACGAAAGACCTTGACATTGAGGGTGTAACAGAGGCGAAATTTGAGGTGCAGCCCTTCCTGAATGTGGAATGGGTGGGCGAGCCGCAAGTAGTGAATGGCAAGATACAGGCGAAGGTGCGGGTGAGCCGCGGTGTGACGGAGAACGAATTTCGCGAGAAAATAGAGCCCATGGGCGGCTACAGCAGCAGCTTTCAAAACGTGACCGATATTCAGCTGTTTGTTAGCTATTCCTCGTCGGTAGGATACCGTGCACGCGATGAGCGCTGGACAAGCGCCATTGACTATACCGGCTCTTCATTTAATAGTTTGCTCGGACAGACGGTGACAATCGAGTCAAACGGAACGATTCCACCGGGGCGAATTGTATTTATCCGCGCAGCGGCACGTATCAACTACGATACACCGGTCGGAAGCGGTACTAGACGCTACAACTATACGGATGCCAAAGAGGTA